A genome region from Gossypium hirsutum isolate 1008001.06 chromosome A04, Gossypium_hirsutum_v2.1, whole genome shotgun sequence includes the following:
- the LOC107932744 gene encoding flavonol sulfotransferase-like, with protein MESHIEIQNEDALQKSFKEMISTLPKGNCWGCFEDLCQYQGFWFFSTFLQGALSAQQQFQAQPTDIILCSSPRTGTAWLKSLTFATITRTLYDDSTTPLLSKMPHDVVPFMEFDHAQFSTNRHLGIPLLATHLPYSLLPRSIIDSGCKLIYICRDPKDTFVSLYHFAARYSKSQNTQPIQLDEAFELFYEGGSPYGPYWDHVLGYWKASLEHPDKLMFLKYEELVEDTVLYLKKIAAYMGYPFSSEEQQQWVPENIVKMCSFENLSGLEVNKTGRHREGQGNLGLENNIYFRKGKPGDWKNYLTTEMAQRLDQRTMQKLSGSGLSL; from the coding sequence ATGGAATCCCATATTGAGATACAAAACGAAGATGCGCTTCAAAAATCTTTCAAAGAAATGATATCTACTCTCCCTAAAGGGAATTGTTGGGGTTGTTTTGAAGATCTATGTCAATATCAAGGTTTTTGGTTCTTCTCGACTTTTCTACAAGGAGCTTTGTCGGCTCAACAACAATTCCAGGCGCAACCCACTGATATCATCCTTTGTAGCTCTCCAAGAACAGGCACAGCCTGGTTAAAATCCCTCACTTTCGCCACTATTACAAGAACCTTATACGATGATTCCACCACCCCTTTGCTTTCCAAGATGCCTCATGATGTTGTGCCTTTCATGGAGTTCGATCATGCCCAGTTTTCCACTAATCGACATCTTGGAATTCCTCTTTTAGCCACTCATCTTCCTTATTCTCTCTTACCCAGATCTATAATTGATTCCGGTTGTAAACTTATTTACATTTGCAGGGACCCCAAAGATACATTTGTTTCATTGTATCATTTCGCTGCTAGGTACTCCAAATCCCAAAATACTCAACCTATTCAACTTGATGAAGCGTTCGAGTTGTTTTATGAAGGTGGAAGTCCGTATGGGCCTTATTGGGATCATGTTTTGGGGTATTGGAAAGCAAGTTTGGAACATCCAGACAAGTTAATGTTCTTGAAATATGAAGAATTGGTTGAAGATACTGTTTTGTATCTTAAAAAAATAGCAGCGTATATGGGTTATCCTTTCTCGTCAGAGGAACAACAACAATGGGTGCCTGAAAACATTGTGAAGATGTGCAGTTTCGAGAATTTAAGTGGCTTGGAAGTAAATAAAACCGGGAGACATCGTGAAGGGCAAGGAAATTTGGGGCTAGAAAATAACATTTATTTTCGGAAAGGGAAGCCTGGAGACTGGAAGAATTATTTGACCACTGAAATGGCTCAACGTTTAGACCAGCGAACAATGCAAAAATTGAGTGGTTCAGGTTTAAGTCTGTAA